A region from the Silene latifolia isolate original U9 population chromosome 7, ASM4854445v1, whole genome shotgun sequence genome encodes:
- the LOC141592977 gene encoding G-type lectin S-receptor-like serine/threonine-protein kinase At1g11300 isoform X1, producing the protein MLKTMAFMYMYTHIIFLSLLWFGIVSAQTNLNRTQSLRDSESLVSNNAIFNLGFFSPTNSTKRYVGIWYNVSESDGKLEVIWVANRDDPLSDSSGKLVISEDGNLRITNGQNKIFWSSNVAPYEANNSVAQLLDSGNLVLKSSVNGMTIWQSFDHPTDTFMPGMTFTIDGTVADKQVVFWSWKSPSDPSRGKVTGGLTTNFPPELMVWDGDRIYWRNEPWNGNIYIGLNSAVFSLVTVDPGKISYGFSRANKSELIHFVVTLDGDAVERKWNSGRRKWENGWNARQTDCDFYGKCGPFGSCNAANSPICGCLTGFVPKNNTEWSKGNWTSGCVRRTPLQCGTVGAKADGFWNLSNVKVPDNTVWLSVNTEDDCVSQCLSNCSCVAYSYYSSIGCMIWNNGNLIDIQEFSSNRGIDFSVRLAHSELDVLEQNHPDMVTRKSSRWKVIVIAVVLITTVIFGVAIWLLRRQGMRLPFMELRHGKYIIKDNNEEIEIGDLPMFQLKKLIIATNNFDDDNKLGRGGFGTVYKGKLEDGEDVAVKRLSKVSGQGLKEFMTEVLVISKLQHRNLVRLLGCCVEGEEKLLVYELMPNRSLDALLFDQRHGDLLDWKTRLNIIQGICRGLLYLHRDSRLRIIHRDLKASNILLDDKLNPKISDFGMARIFGRNEDQADTKTVVGTYGYMSPEYAMEGRFSEKSDVFSFGVLLLEIVSGRRNSNFEDDESSSLVAHAWKLWNEDEITSFIDPSILESTFKADEVLRCIQVALLCVQEFPEDRPNISMIIAMIDGEGWSSIPQPTQPGFTRKRYGEAFENGILHGSVNRLSVSSITGR; encoded by the exons ATGTTAAAAACTATGGCTTTCATGTACATGTACACTCATATTATCTTTCTTTCTTTGTTATGGTTTGGTATTGTTTCTGCTCAAACCAACCTTAACAGAACCCAATCTTTAAGAGACTCCGAATCACTAGTGTCAAATAATGCTATTTTCAATCTCGGGTTTTTCAGCCCGACTAACTCGACAAAACGTTATGTTGGTATCTGGTACAATGTTAGTGAATCTGATGGAAAGTTGGAAGTTATATGGGTAGCTAACAGGGATGATCCGCTAAGCGACTCTTCTGGAAAGCTCGTGATTTCAGAGGATGGAAATCTTCGAATCACGAATGGACAGAACAAGATCTTTTGGTCGTCGAATGTTGCACCTTATGAGGCAAATAATTCAGTGGCTCAACTTTTGGATAGTGGCAACCTTGTACTGAAATCAAGTGTTAATGGAATGACCATTTGGCAGAGTTTCGACCACCCCACAGATACGTTTATGCCAGGGATGACGTTCACTATTGACGGGACAGTGGCAGATAAACAGGTAGTATTTTGGTCGTGGAAGAGTCCATCAGACCCATCGCGTGGAAAAGTAACAGGTGGTCTTACGACTAACTTTCCTCCTGAGCTCATGGTGTGGGATGGTGATCGCATATACTGGAGAAACGAGCCATGGAATGGCAACATCTATATTGGACTGAATTCAGCTGTATTTAGTCTAGTTACTGTGGATCCAGGAAAGATATCGTATGGGTTTTCCCGGGCAAACAAGTCAGAATTGATACATTTTGTGGTAACCCTTGATGGAGATGCAGTCGAAAGAAAATGGAACAGTGGTCGTAGGAAATGGGAAAATGGATGGAACGCACGACAAACTGACTGTGATTTCTATGGCAAGTGTGGACCATTTGGAAGCTGTAATGCAGCAAACTCACCTATATGTGGTTGCTTGACAGGATTTGTACCAAAGAACAATACAGAATGGAGCAAAGGAAATTGGACTAGTGGGTGTGTTAGGAGAACTCCACTGCAGTGTGGCACTGTTGGAGCTAAAGCAGACGGGTTTTGGAATTTGTCGAATGTGAAAGTACCCGACAATACAGTGTGGTTATCTGTAAATACCGAGGATGATTGTGTCAGTCAGTGCCTCAGCAACTGCTCCTGTGTTGCTTATTCTTATTATTCAAGTATTGGGTGCATGATTTGGAATAATGGTAACTTAATCGACATCCAGGAATTCTCCTCTAATAGGGGCATTGATTTTTCTGTTCGGTTGGCTCATTCAGAACTAG ATGTGTTAGAACAAAACCATCCAGATATGGTAACAAGGAAATCTAGCAGATGGAAAGTTATAGTAATTGCAGTGGTTCTCATCACAACTGTTATATTTGGTGTCGCCATATGGTTGCTCCGACGACAAG GGATGAGACTCCCATTCATGGAGCTACGACACGGAAAATACATAATCAAAGACAACAATGAGGAAATTGAAATTGGCGATTTGCCTATGTTTCAATTGAAGAAATTGATAATTGCAACAAACAACTTTGATGATGATAACAAGCTAGGCCGAGGTGGTTTTGGTACAGTGTATAAG GGTAAATTGGAAGATGGAGAGGATGTTGCAGTTAAAAGGCTTTCGAAAGTTTCTGGACAAGGCCTTAAAGAGTTTATGACTGAAGTTTTGGTGATCTCTAAACTTCAACACCGGAACCTTGTCCGCCTTCTAGGCTGCTGTGTTGAAGGAGAGGAAAAGTTATTGGTGTATGAACTTATGCCAAACAGGAGCTTGGATGCGCTTCTCTTCG ATCAACGTCATGGAGACCTCTTAGACTGGAAGACGCGATTAAACATTATTCAGGGGATATGCAGAGGCCTTCTTTACCTTCATAGAGATTCTAGGCTAAGGATTATACACAGAGACCTCAAAGCAAGTAACATTTTGTTAGATGACAAACTCAATCCAAAGATTTCTGATTTCGGAATGGCCAGGATATTTGGAAGAAATGAAGATCAAGCCGACACCAAAACAGTTGTTGGCACCTA TGGTTATATGTCACCAGAGTATGCTATGGAAGGCCGTTTTTCAGAAAAGTCAGATGTTTTTAGCTTCGGGGTGTTGCTTCTGGAGATAGTAAGTGGCAGAAGAAACTCTAACTTCGAGGATGACGAGTCTTCAAGCCTCGTAGCACAT GCATGGAAATTATGGAATGAGGATGAGATAACCTCCTTTATTGATCCTTCGATTTTGGAGTCGACTTTCAAAGCTGATGAGGTATTGAGGTGCATACAAGTAGCACTTTTGTGCGTCCAAGAATTCCCAGAAGACAGGCCAAACATTTCAATGATCATTGCCATGATTGACGGTGAAGGTTGGTCAAGTATTCCACAACCTACACAACCTGGCTTTACGCGAAAGCGATATGGTGAAGCTTTCGAAAATGGAATTCTGCATGGCTCTGTTAACCGTCTTTCAGTAAGCTCCATAACTGGCCGATAA
- the LOC141592971 gene encoding E3 ubiquitin-protein ligase CSU1, whose protein sequence is MPQRHSKNNNDLAFFTYDEKRKLGYGTQKERLGKDSIKPFDACSLCLKPVIDPLCCLKGHIFCKECILNCLLSQKKDIQRKLAAHSAHKQQETEEEHEKLMLQKAKELEYFDRQNHGAVPHHSDKNYSDGKNGFHGANSVKTTSYEEEALRTMKAFWLPSATPVAPAKVDAPSTCTTCPEGNEKLKLKSLFPICFIEENDDDKSSNFVDKKYICPSCKVTLTNAMSLVASSSCGHVFCKKCADKFIAVDKVCLVCDKPCKPKSLVALEKGGTGFAAHDDHLEAKDFKHLGSGSGLGLVRPAEKV, encoded by the exons ATGCCGCAAAGACACTCGAAAAACAACAACGATCTCGCTTTTTTCACGTACGATGAAAAGAGAAAATTAGGTTACGGAACCCAGAAAGAGAGATTAGGGAAAGATTCAATTAAACCTTTCGATGCTTGTTCTCTTTGTTTGAAACCTGTGATTGATCCTTTATGTTGTTTGAAAGGTCATATATTTTGTAAAGAGTGTATTCTTAATTGCTTACTTTCCCAGAAGAAGGACATTCAAAG GAAATTAGCGGCACATTCTGCTCATAAACAGCAGGAAACCGAAGAGGAACATGAGAAATTAATGCTTCAAAAGGCCAAAGAACTCGAGTACTTTGACCGGCAAAATCATGGTGCTGTGCCTCATCACAGCGACAAAAACTATTCTGACGGTAAAAACGGATTTCATGGTGCAAACAGTGTGAAGACCACTTCTTATGAAGAAGAAGCCTTGAGGACAATGAAAGCTTTCTGGCTTCCATCTGCCACTCCAGTAGCACCTGCAAAAGTCGACGCTCCTTCAACCTGCACAACTTGTCCGGAGGGAAACGAGAAGCTTAAGTTGAAATCCCTTTTCCCTATTTGTTTTATAGAAGAAAACGACGATGACAAAAGCTCCAATTTTGTCGATAAAAAATACATTTGCCCAAGTTGCAAAGTCACCTTGACCAATGCCATGTCACTAGTGGCTTCGAGCTCATGCGGTCACGTCTTCTGTAAGAAATGTGCGGACAAGTTTATCGCCGTGGACAAGGTTTGTTTGGTTTGTGATAAGCCATGTAAACCTAAGAGTTTAGTTGCTTTGGAAAAGGGAGGGACGGGATTCGCAGCTCATGATGATCATCTGGAAGCAAAAGATTTTAAGCATTTGGGAAGTGGTTCGGGATTAGGGCTAGTAAGACCTGCTGAAAAGGTTTGA
- the LOC141592978 gene encoding G-type lectin S-receptor-like serine/threonine-protein kinase At1g11300 produces the protein MSQKTAVGLYVIPKSLRNARGSGFVSAQSNLHRNQSLRDPESLVSSNDIFRLGFFSPANSTNRYVGIWYTVNEHDGELEVVWVANRDNPVNDSLGRLTVFEDGNLKVLDGQNKSLWSSDVLVYEGHNSVVQLLDTGNLVLNGSGTIIWQSFDQPTDTFLPGMNFTVDGMLTKKQALFWAWKSPSDPSFGKITCGITTSFPPQVFIWDGDRPYWRSEPRNTSIFIGPNPAVLSLVTDDARKVTYAFPWAYESELVHFVLTYDRVRIQRAWDSGSRKWENKWVSRTNCDVYSKCGPFGICTAANSPQVCGCLRGYVPKNQTEWSKGDWTGGCVRRTPLQCGIAGGRVDGFWNMTQVKVPDNAVWLSGKTEDQCINECLSKCSCIAYAYDSTLGCMIWNSTLIDTEELSPSRGIDFSVRLAYSELEQKPQDIAATKFSRWKVILTMAVIIGTVIFGVCIWFLRRHVRRISIKEPQHHKYMNKDDSEEIEFGDLPMFQLKTLITATNNFQDDNKLGRGGFGTVYKGKLEDGEDVAVKRLSKVSLQGIREFMTEILVISKLQHRNLVRLLGCCVEGEEKLLVYEFMPNKSLDALLFGPIHGVLSDWKTRFNIIQGICRGLLYLHRDSRLRIIHRDLKASNILLDDELNPKISDFGMAKIFGGNDDQADISKTVAGTYGYMSPEYAMRGRFSEKSDVFSFGVLLLEIVSGRRSSKFVDNEYLSLYALAWRLWNEDNIIAFIDPLISESTYEANEILRCIQVALLCVQELPEDRPNISMIISMLDGEGSSSLPRPTQPGFMEGRHVEHVSVNHLSQSYINGR, from the exons ATGTCACAGAAGACTGCTGTAGGTCTCTACGTCATACCGAAAAGTCTTCGTAATGCAAGAG GTTCCGGGTTCGTTTCAGCACAATCAAATCTTCACAGAAATCAATCTCTAAGGGATCCTGAATCATTAGTGTCAAGTAATGACATTTTCAGGCTCGGGTTTTTTAGCCCGGCTAATTCGACCAATCGTTATGTAGGTATTTGGTACACTGTTAATGAACATGATGGAGAATTGGAAGTTGTTTGGGTAGCCAACAGGGATAATCCAGTGAATGACTCTTTAGGAAGGCTTACGGTTTTTGAAGACGGAAATCTTAAGGTATTGGATGGACAAAACAAGAGCCTTTGGTCATCTGATGTCCTAGTTTATGAGGGGCATAATTCGGTTGTCCAACTTTTAGATACGGGTAACCTTGTGTTGAACGGGAGTGGAACGATCATTTGGCAGAGTTTCGACCAGCCTACAGATACATTCTTACCGGGTATGAATTTTACTGTTGATGGGATGCTGACGAAGAAACAAGCGTTGTTTTGGGCTTGGAAGAGCCCTTCAGACCCGTCTTTTGGAAAAATAACATGTGGCATTACGACTAGCTTTCCACCTCAGGTATTTATTTGGGATGGTGATCGCCCTTATTGGAGGAGTGAGCCGCGGAATACCTCTATTTTTATTGGACCGAATCCAGCAGTACTCAGTTTAGTAACTGATGATGCACGAAAAGTAACCTACGCCTTTCCTTGGGCATACGAGTCAGAACTGGTACACTTTGTGTTGACCTATGACAGAGTTAGAATCCAAAGAGCATGGGACAGTGGTAGTAGGAAATGGGAAAATAAATGGGTGTCGCGAACTAACTGTGATGTTTACAGCAAGTGTGGACCATTTGGAATCTGCACAGCAGCAAATTCGCCTCAAGTATGTGGTTGTTTGAGAGGGTATGTGCCAAAGAACCAAACAGAATGGAGCAAAGGAGATTGGACTGGTGGATGTGTTCGGAGAACTCCACTGCAGTGTGGCATTGCAGGAGGCAGAGTAGACGGGTTTTGGAATATGACGCAGGTGAAAGTACCAGATAATGCAGTGTGGTTATCAGGAAAAACCGAGGATCAATGCATTAATGAATGCCTAAGCAAATGCTCATGTATAGCTTACGCTTATGACTCGACTCTTGGATGTATGATATGGAACAGTACCTTAATTGATACCGAGGAACTTTCTCCTAGCCGAGGCATTGATTTTTCTGTTCGCCTGGCTTATTCAGAACTAG AACAAAAGCCTCAAGATATCGCTGCAACGAAATTTAGCAGATGGAAAGTTATATTGACAATGGCGGTTATCATAGGAACTGTCATATTTGGTGTCTGTATCTGGTTTCTTCGAAGACATG TGAGGAGAATTTCAATCAAGGAACCACAACATCACAAGTACATGAATAAAGACGACAGCGAAGAAATTGAGTTTGGGGACCTACCTATGTTTCAGTTGAAAACATTGATAACTGCAACAAACAACTTTCAGGATGATAACAAGCTCGGCCGAGGTGGTTTTGGTACAGTGTATAAG GGTAAATTGGAAGACGGAGAGGATGTCGCAGTTAAAAGGCTTTCAAAGGTTTCACTACAGGGCATTAGAGAGTTTATGACTGAAATTTTGGTGATCTCTAAACTTCAACACAGAAATCTTGTTCGACTTTTAGGGTGTTGTGTAGAAGGAGAAGAAAAGTTACTGGTGTACGAGTTCATGCCAAATAAAAGCCTAGATGCGCTTCTCTTTG GTCCAATTCATGGAGTGCTTTCAGACTGGAAGACGCGATTTAACATTATACAAGGGATATGTCGAGGCCTCCTTTACCTTCACAGAGATTCTAGGTTAAGGATTATACATAGAGATCTCAAAGCAAGTAACATATTGTTGGACGACGAACTCAATCCAAAGATTTCAGACTTCGGAATGGCCAAGATATTTGGAGGAAATGATGATCAAGCTGATATCAGCAAAACAGTTGCCGGGACCTA TGGTTATATGTCACCGGAGTATGCAATGAGAGGCCGTTTTTCAGAAAAATCGGATGTTTTTAGCTTTGGGGTGCTGCTACTGGAGATAGTAAGTGGCAGAAGAAGCTCTAAGTTTGTGGATAACGAGTATTTAAGCCTCTACGCACTT GCATGGAGATTATGGAATGAAGATAACATCATCGCTTTTATTGATCCTTTGATTTCGGAATCCACTTATGAAGCTAACGAGATACTGAGGTGCATACAAGTCGCACTTTTGTGTGTCCAAGAACTCCCTGAAGACAGACCTAACATTTCAATGATCATTTCGATGCTTGATGGTGAAGGGTCTTCTAGCCTTCCAAGGCCTACACAGCCTGGATTTATGGAAGGGCGACATGTCGAACACGTCTCTGTTAACCATCTTTCACAAAGCTACATAAATGGCCGATAA
- the LOC141592977 gene encoding G-type lectin S-receptor-like serine/threonine-protein kinase At1g11300 isoform X2, whose protein sequence is MMITLQTTANRDDPLSDSSGKLVISEDGNLRITNGQNKIFWSSNVAPYEANNSVAQLLDSGNLVLKSSVNGMTIWQSFDHPTDTFMPGMTFTIDGTVADKQVVFWSWKSPSDPSRGKVTGGLTTNFPPELMVWDGDRIYWRNEPWNGNIYIGLNSAVFSLVTVDPGKISYGFSRANKSELIHFVVTLDGDAVERKWNSGRRKWENGWNARQTDCDFYGKCGPFGSCNAANSPICGCLTGFVPKNNTEWSKGNWTSGCVRRTPLQCGTVGAKADGFWNLSNVKVPDNTVWLSVNTEDDCVSQCLSNCSCVAYSYYSSIGCMIWNNGNLIDIQEFSSNRGIDFSVRLAHSELDVLEQNHPDMVTRKSSRWKVIVIAVVLITTVIFGVAIWLLRRQGMRLPFMELRHGKYIIKDNNEEIEIGDLPMFQLKKLIIATNNFDDDNKLGRGGFGTVYKGKLEDGEDVAVKRLSKVSGQGLKEFMTEVLVISKLQHRNLVRLLGCCVEGEEKLLVYELMPNRSLDALLFDQRHGDLLDWKTRLNIIQGICRGLLYLHRDSRLRIIHRDLKASNILLDDKLNPKISDFGMARIFGRNEDQADTKTVVGTYGYMSPEYAMEGRFSEKSDVFSFGVLLLEIVSGRRNSNFEDDESSSLVAHAWKLWNEDEITSFIDPSILESTFKADEVLRCIQVALLCVQEFPEDRPNISMIIAMIDGEGWSSIPQPTQPGFTRKRYGEAFENGILHGSVNRLSVSSITGR, encoded by the exons ATGATGATCACATTGCAAACAACAG CTAACAGGGATGATCCGCTAAGCGACTCTTCTGGAAAGCTCGTGATTTCAGAGGATGGAAATCTTCGAATCACGAATGGACAGAACAAGATCTTTTGGTCGTCGAATGTTGCACCTTATGAGGCAAATAATTCAGTGGCTCAACTTTTGGATAGTGGCAACCTTGTACTGAAATCAAGTGTTAATGGAATGACCATTTGGCAGAGTTTCGACCACCCCACAGATACGTTTATGCCAGGGATGACGTTCACTATTGACGGGACAGTGGCAGATAAACAGGTAGTATTTTGGTCGTGGAAGAGTCCATCAGACCCATCGCGTGGAAAAGTAACAGGTGGTCTTACGACTAACTTTCCTCCTGAGCTCATGGTGTGGGATGGTGATCGCATATACTGGAGAAACGAGCCATGGAATGGCAACATCTATATTGGACTGAATTCAGCTGTATTTAGTCTAGTTACTGTGGATCCAGGAAAGATATCGTATGGGTTTTCCCGGGCAAACAAGTCAGAATTGATACATTTTGTGGTAACCCTTGATGGAGATGCAGTCGAAAGAAAATGGAACAGTGGTCGTAGGAAATGGGAAAATGGATGGAACGCACGACAAACTGACTGTGATTTCTATGGCAAGTGTGGACCATTTGGAAGCTGTAATGCAGCAAACTCACCTATATGTGGTTGCTTGACAGGATTTGTACCAAAGAACAATACAGAATGGAGCAAAGGAAATTGGACTAGTGGGTGTGTTAGGAGAACTCCACTGCAGTGTGGCACTGTTGGAGCTAAAGCAGACGGGTTTTGGAATTTGTCGAATGTGAAAGTACCCGACAATACAGTGTGGTTATCTGTAAATACCGAGGATGATTGTGTCAGTCAGTGCCTCAGCAACTGCTCCTGTGTTGCTTATTCTTATTATTCAAGTATTGGGTGCATGATTTGGAATAATGGTAACTTAATCGACATCCAGGAATTCTCCTCTAATAGGGGCATTGATTTTTCTGTTCGGTTGGCTCATTCAGAACTAG ATGTGTTAGAACAAAACCATCCAGATATGGTAACAAGGAAATCTAGCAGATGGAAAGTTATAGTAATTGCAGTGGTTCTCATCACAACTGTTATATTTGGTGTCGCCATATGGTTGCTCCGACGACAAG GGATGAGACTCCCATTCATGGAGCTACGACACGGAAAATACATAATCAAAGACAACAATGAGGAAATTGAAATTGGCGATTTGCCTATGTTTCAATTGAAGAAATTGATAATTGCAACAAACAACTTTGATGATGATAACAAGCTAGGCCGAGGTGGTTTTGGTACAGTGTATAAG GGTAAATTGGAAGATGGAGAGGATGTTGCAGTTAAAAGGCTTTCGAAAGTTTCTGGACAAGGCCTTAAAGAGTTTATGACTGAAGTTTTGGTGATCTCTAAACTTCAACACCGGAACCTTGTCCGCCTTCTAGGCTGCTGTGTTGAAGGAGAGGAAAAGTTATTGGTGTATGAACTTATGCCAAACAGGAGCTTGGATGCGCTTCTCTTCG ATCAACGTCATGGAGACCTCTTAGACTGGAAGACGCGATTAAACATTATTCAGGGGATATGCAGAGGCCTTCTTTACCTTCATAGAGATTCTAGGCTAAGGATTATACACAGAGACCTCAAAGCAAGTAACATTTTGTTAGATGACAAACTCAATCCAAAGATTTCTGATTTCGGAATGGCCAGGATATTTGGAAGAAATGAAGATCAAGCCGACACCAAAACAGTTGTTGGCACCTA TGGTTATATGTCACCAGAGTATGCTATGGAAGGCCGTTTTTCAGAAAAGTCAGATGTTTTTAGCTTCGGGGTGTTGCTTCTGGAGATAGTAAGTGGCAGAAGAAACTCTAACTTCGAGGATGACGAGTCTTCAAGCCTCGTAGCACAT GCATGGAAATTATGGAATGAGGATGAGATAACCTCCTTTATTGATCCTTCGATTTTGGAGTCGACTTTCAAAGCTGATGAGGTATTGAGGTGCATACAAGTAGCACTTTTGTGCGTCCAAGAATTCCCAGAAGACAGGCCAAACATTTCAATGATCATTGCCATGATTGACGGTGAAGGTTGGTCAAGTATTCCACAACCTACACAACCTGGCTTTACGCGAAAGCGATATGGTGAAGCTTTCGAAAATGGAATTCTGCATGGCTCTGTTAACCGTCTTTCAGTAAGCTCCATAACTGGCCGATAA
- the LOC141590704 gene encoding calcium-binding protein PBP1-like — MAASTSKSVSNTNEVEFEDFLPSMVEKLGEEGFMEELSNGFRLLKDEKKGMITFESLKRNSAVLGLGEMTEDELREMLKEGDVDGDGCLSKMEFFVLMFRLSPGLMEDSRRWLQQALATRRSA, encoded by the coding sequence ATGGCGGCTAGTACTAGTAAGAGTGTTAGCAACACAAATGAGGTTGAGTTCGAGGATTTTCTCCCCTCGATGGTTGAAAAATTAGGAGAAGAAGGGTTTATGGAGGAATTGAGTAATGGGTTTCGATTACTTAAGGATGAGAAGAAAGGGATGATCACATTCGAGAGTTTGAAGAGAAACTCTGCGGTTTTAGGGTTAGGTGAGATGACTGAGGACGAGTTGCGAGAAATGTTGAAAGAAGGTGATGTGGATGGTGATGGTTGTTTGAGTAAGATGGAGTTTTTTGTGTTAATGTTTAGGTTGAGTCCTGGTTTAATGGAAGATTCTAGAAGGTGGCTTCAACAAGCACTCGCTACCAGACGTTCTGCCTAG